The Leptolyngbyaceae cyanobacterium genome includes the window CTTTCTTTCGTGGTGTGGTTTAATTTTGCACCCTTTGCAACAGCAGTGCAAGAGTCATTAAATCTTACTTCCGGTCAGATGAAAACGATCGCCATTTGTAATGTGGCACTAACTGTACCAGCCCGCATTATTATCGGCATGGTTTTGGATAAATACGGGCCGAGAATTACCTACTCTTTGCTGTTAATGTATGCAGCCATTCCCTGTTTGCTGTTTGCCTTTGCACAAGACTTTAACAGTTTGGTCATCAGTCGGTTGTTACTGAGTATTGTGGGTGCGGGTTTCGTGATCGGTATCCGCATGGTAGCGGAATGGTTCCCCCCGAAAGAAATTGGTTTAGCTGAAGGAATTTATGGGGGTTGGGGTAATTTTGGTTCGGCGGCAGCAGCATTTACCTTACCGACAATTGCGACAATTACTTCTGTAATGGCGGCGGGTCAAATTAACTGGCGATTTGCGATCGCTCTAACTGGGATCGTTGCTGCTATCTACGGTGCTACTTATTACTTCAACGTTCAAGATACCCCTACTGGCAAAGTTTATCAGCGCCCGAAACGTCACGGCGGCATAGAAGTTACCAGCCGAAGAGATTTCTGGTTCATGATGGTGATGAATATTCCTCTGAGTGGTATTCTCGCCGTCCTAGCTTGGCGCTTAAACAAAGTAGGCTTTTTCAACCAATCCCAACTCTATATCGCTTGGTTCCTGCTTTTTTGTCTGTACGCCTTTCAATCATATAAGTGCTGGACTGTCAATAAAGAATTAGTGATGGGTAAAAAACGTTACCCGGCAGAAGACCGTTACGAGTTTTCCCAGGTAGCGATGTTGGAACTCACCTACTTTGTTAACTTCGGTTCCGAACTAGCTGTAGTTTCCATGCTGCCAGCCTTCTTTGAAAATACCTTTAGTTTAAGTAAGGTAATGGCTGGTGCGATCGCAGCTTCCTATGCTTTCATGAACCTAGCAGCACGTCCGGGCGGTGGCTTAATCTCCGACAAACTTGGTAGCCGCAAACTAACAATGACCGTACTGACAGGCTGTATGGGTATCGGTTATCTGATGTTTGGCAGCATCAACAGCAGCTGGTGGCTACCGTTGGCAATCCTGATGACGATGGCTGGTTCGTTCTTCGTGCAAGCTGGGGAAGGTTCTACATTTGCGATCGTA containing:
- a CDS encoding MFS transporter, producing MLNELWSFHGRYRILHLTWFAFFLSFVVWFNFAPFATAVQESLNLTSGQMKTIAICNVALTVPARIIIGMVLDKYGPRITYSLLLMYAAIPCLLFAFAQDFNSLVISRLLLSIVGAGFVIGIRMVAEWFPPKEIGLAEGIYGGWGNFGSAAAAFTLPTIATITSVMAAGQINWRFAIALTGIVAAIYGATYYFNVQDTPTGKVYQRPKRHGGIEVTSRRDFWFMMVMNIPLSGILAVLAWRLNKVGFFNQSQLYIAWFLLFCLYAFQSYKCWTVNKELVMGKKRYPAEDRYEFSQVAMLELTYFVNFGSELAVVSMLPAFFENTFSLSKVMAGAIAASYAFMNLAARPGGGLISDKLGSRKLTMTVLTGCMGIGYLMFGSINSSWWLPLAILMTMAGSFFVQAGEGSTFAIVPLIKRRVTGQIAGNVGAYGNVGAVAYLTLYSLLPEGQVGNTIFFQTLGVGSLIVTFLCWFFLKEPKGSFSAHHEGEETEMGMQQPTLPAMLAYEQEQGE